One genomic region from Rosa rugosa chromosome 1, drRosRugo1.1, whole genome shotgun sequence encodes:
- the LOC133744333 gene encoding non-specific lipid transfer protein GPI-anchored 31-like: MAPSRLSLSLALLLLAVWGFGHDHSASSRGAPAPAVDCSSLILNMADCLSFVSNESKAEKPEGSCCTGLKTMLKADAACLCEAFKSSAQLGVVLNITKAMSLPAACKVSAPSATNCGLSVSPAGAPGMFFFLTS; this comes from the exons ATGGCACCTTCAAGACTCTCCCTTTCCCTCGCTCTGCTCCTCCTCGCCGTCTGGGGCTTCGGCCACGACCACTCCGCCTCCTCCCGCGGCGCCCCTGCTCCGGCGGTGGACTGCTCGTCGTTGATCCTGAACATGGCGGACTGCTTGTCGTTTGTCTCCAACGAAAGCAAGGCCGAGAAGCCGGAAGGGAGTTGCTGCACTGGACTCAAGACTATGCTCAAAGCTGACGCCGCTTGTCTCTGTGAGGCCTTCAAGAGCAGCGCCCAGTTGGGTGTCGTCTTGAACATCACTAAGGCCATGTCCCTCCCCGCCGCTTGCAAAGTCTCCGCCCCCTCCGCCACCAACTGTGGAT TGTCTGTTTCTCCTGCTGGTGCTCCTGGTATGTTCTTCTTCTTAACTAGTTAG